One window from the genome of Pyrus communis chromosome 16, drPyrComm1.1, whole genome shotgun sequence encodes:
- the LOC137720808 gene encoding disease resistance protein RPV1-like yields MSMAASSSSSWKYDVFLNFRGEDTRKIFVGHLYSALRRKAINTFIDAEELRKGNDLSELLAAIESSRLSIVVFSQYYASSTWCLKELVKILECMDAKKQIVVPIFYQVDPSEVRKLKRSFAEALPQNEGESSAEMTEVESWRSALARAANLSGWDSRKYEDDAKLIEEIVDDIFKRLIEISSSKDNGLIGMDSHMRKMHLLLYPDPPGLHKDDVRIVGIWGMGGLGKTTVARAIYDESACQFEACCFLDNVKEGFKNHGKLHMQTQLLSSISNNKVVSSDISSKGFKVMLKSLGQRKVLIVVDDVNKLDQIEALLGKQHSFGGGSRIIITTRDLQLLSGANAIYKPEIFSDSEALELFRKHAFRTNQPTRNYGQLSRRVIQYAQGLPLALKVLGAHLHNKTVRQWEDVLEKIRKIPQSGIHDVLKTSFDGLDETEKKIFLDIACFFKGMKKDYATAILDSFGFYPHDGIGVLIDRALISVSEWGELEMHDLLEEMGREIVRQEFIEEPGRRSRLWSYEDVRHVLTQNTATEAVEGIILDSAIFKEGCSNTEAFVSMTKLRLLMIRDGAYTYTKYFDHRAPHDCFIKHWIADLKFQCSQLRCLIWRGCPLKSWPSNFQFKNLVNLDMSNSCIEQLWKGAEPLEKLKFINLSHCQYLKKTPDFTKATSLEELNLQGCTSLSEVDLSISAVKNLAILNLRDCKKLKSLPSIIHMGSLQPLDLSSCSNLEMFPEILDVMKKLSKLYLDGTAIKELPSSINKLTGLTILDLTGCRELKSLPSSIHMGSLQTFKLSGCSNLEKFPDISDVMENLSELYLGWTAIKELPLSIIKLTGLTVLDLSGFQELKSLPSSIQMGSLQTLRLSGCTNFEKFPDISDGMEKLSNLYLGGTAIKELPSSINKLTGLTVLDLRGCRELKSLPSSIHMGSLRTLNFSGCSNLEKFPEISEVMEELSKLYLDWTAIKELPSSINKLTGLTILDLTGCRELKSLPSSIHMGSFQTFKLSGCSNLEKFPDILDVMEKLSKLYLDGTAIKELPSSINKLTGLTVLDLYGCQELKSLPSSIHMGSLQTLRLSGCSNLGKFPDISDVMGNLSGLYLDSIAIKELPSSINKLTGLSVLNLSWCRELKSLPSSIYMGSLQILNLSGCSNLEELPEILDIIENLSALYLDGTAIKELLSSINKLMGPIVLNLSGCQELKSLTSIIHVGSLQTLYLSGCSNFEEFPDTSDVMEKLSNLYLGGTAIKELPSSINKLTDLTVLDLSGCRKLKSLPSSIHMGSLLTLNLSGCSNLEKFPDISDVMEKLSQLYLDGTAIKELPSSINKLTGLTHLDLSGCQELNSLPSSIHMGSLRTLDLSGCSNLEKFPEISDSMENLSELYLDGTAIKELPSSINKLTGLTVLDLFGCQELKSLPSSIHMGSLQTLNLSGCSNLEKFPEISDAMENLSELYLDGTAIKELPSSISKLTGLTVLEIFQRLLR; encoded by the exons ATGTCAATGGctgcttcttcctcttcctcatgGAAATACGACGTCTTCCTGAATTTCAGAGGCGAAGACACTCGCAAGATCTTCGTCGGCCATCTCTACAGTGCTCTGCGTCGGAAAGCAATCAACACCTTCATCGACGCCGAAGAGCTCAGAAAAGGCAACGACCTTTCGGAACTCCTTGCGGCTATCGAGTCGTCGAGGCTTTCGATCGTGGTTTTCTCCCAGTACTACGCTTCTTCGACGTGGTGCTTGAAAGAACTGGTCAAAATCCTGGAGTGCATGGATGCAAAGAAGCAGATAGTGGTGCCGATTTTCTACCAAGTTGATCCATCTGAAGTTCGTAAGCTCAAGAGAAGTTTTGCAGAAGCTTTACCTCAAAACGAAGGTGAATCGAGCGCCGAAATGACAGAGGTGGAGAGCTGGAGGTCCGCGCTAGCCAGAGCTGCCAATTTATCCGGCTGGGATTCGCGAAAATATGA GGATGATGCCAAGCTTATTGAGGAAATTGTGGATGACATATTTAAGAGATTGATCGAAATCTCGTCAAGCAAAGATAATGGATTGATTGGAATGGATTCTCATATGCGTAAAATGCATTTATTGTTATATCCTGATCCTCCTGGGTTGCATAAGGATGATGTTCGTATTGTCGGAATATGGGGTATGGGTGGTCTAGGCAAAACAACTGTCGCTAGAGCTATTTATGATGAAAGCGCTTGTCAATTTGAAGCTTGTTGCTTTCTTGACAATGTCAAGGAGGGTTTCAAGAATCATGGCAAACTACATATGCAGACACAACTTCTATCAAGTATCTCTAATAACAAGGTGGTGAGTTCGGACATTTCGAGTAAAGGTTTCAAGGTGATGTTAAAGAGCCTAGGTCAGAGAAAAGTTCTTAttgttgttgatgatgtgaACAAATTAgaccaaattgaagctttacTAGGAAAGCAACATTCCTTTGGTGGTGGTAGTAGAATCATTATAACAACGAGAGATTTGCAATTACTAAGTGGAGCTAATGCGATCTATAAGCCTGAGATTTTCAGTGATTCCGAAGCTCTGGAGCTCTTTAGGAAGCACGCCTTCAGAACAAACCAACCCACCCGAAATTATGGTCAGCTCTCAAGGCGTGTCATACAATATGCTCAAGGTCTACCTTTAGCACTCAAAGTCTTGGGAGCTCATCTTCATAACAAAACTGTACGCCAGTGGGAAGATGTGTtagaaaaaataaggaaaatcccACAAAGTGGAATTCATGATGTGCTTAAAACAAGCTTTGATGGATTAGATGAAACAGAGAAGAAGATCTTTCTAGATATTGCATGTTTCTTTAAAGGAATGAAAAAAGACTATGCAACTGCAATTCTGGACAGTTTTGGTTTCTATCCTCATGATGGAATAGGAGTTCTAATCGATCGAGCTCTCATATCTGTCTCAGAGTGGGGGGAACTGGAGATGCATGATTTACTAGAGGAAATGGGTCGGGAAATCGTTCGCCAAGAATTTATCGAAGAGCCTGGGAGAAGAAGTAGGTTGTGGAGTTATGAAGATGTTCGTCATGTGCTGACTCAAAATACA GCTACAGAAGCAGTTGAAGGCATAATCCTGGATTCAGCAATCTTTAAAGAGGGATGCTCAAATACTGAAGCTTTTGTTAGTATGACAAAACTAAGACTGCTCATGATCCGTGATGGTGCTTATACTTACACCAAGTACTTTGACCATCGAGCTCCACATGATTGCTTCATAAAACACTGGATTGCGGACTTAAAGTTCCAATGTTCTCAGTTGAGGTGTCTCATCTGGCGTGGTTGCCCCCTCAAGTCTTGGCCATCCAACTTTCAGTTCAAGAATCTTGTAAACCTTGACATGAGCAATAGTTGCATCGAACAACTTTGGAAAGGAGCTGAG CCTCTGGAAAAGTTGAAATTCATCAATTTAAGTCATTGTCAATACCTTAAGAAAACCCCCGACTTTACAAAGGCTACAAGTCTTGAGGAACTAAATCTACAAGGTTGTACAAGTTTATCTGAGGTTGACCTATCCATTTCAGCTGTGAAAAACCTTGCTATATTGAATCTACGAGACTGTAAAAAACTCAAGAGCCTGCCGAGCATCATTCATATGGGATCTCTTCAACCTCTTGATCTTTCTAGTTGCTCAAAccttgagatgtttccagagatttTAGATGTTATGAAGAAGCTGTCAAAGCTTTATTTAGATGGGACTGCAATTAAAGAGCTGCCTTCATCAATTAATAAACTCACGGGCCTTACAATTTTGGACCTAACAGGCTGTCGAGAACTCAAAAGCCTTCCGAGCAGCATTCATATGGGATCCCTTCAAACCTTTAAGCTTTCTGGTTGCTCAAACCTTGAGAAATTTCCAGATATTTCAGATGTTATGGAGAATCTATCAGAGTTATATTTAGGTTGGACTGCCATTAAAGAACTGCCTTTGTCAATTATTAAACTCACGGGCCTTACTGTTTTGGACCTATCTGGGTTTCAAGAACTCAAGAGCCTGCCGAGCAGCATTCAGATGGGATCTCTTCAAACCCTTCGTCTTTCTGGTTGCACAAACTTTGAGAAGTTTCCAGATATTTCAGATGGTATGGAGAAGCTATCAAACCTTTATTTAGGTGGGACTGCCATTAAAGAACTGCCTTCGTCAATTAATAAACTCACGGGCCTTACTGTTTTGGACCTACGAGGCTGTCGAGAACTCAAGAGCCTGCCGAGCAGCATTCATATGGGATCTCTTCGAACCCTTAATTTTTCTGGTTGCTCAAACCTTGAGAAGTTTCCAGAGATTTCAGAAGTTATGGAGGAGCTGTCAAAGCTTTATTTAGATTGGACTGCAATTAAAGAGCTGCCTTCATCAATTAATAAACTCACGGGCCTTACAATTTTGGACCTAACAGGCTGTCGAGAACTCAAAAGCCTGCCGAGCAGCATTCATATGGGATCCTTTCAAACCTTTAAGCTTTCTGGTTGCTCAAACCTTGAGAAATTTCCAGATATTTTAGATGTTATGGAGAAGCTATCAAAGCTTTATTTAGATGGGACTGCGATTAAAGAACTGCCTTCGTCAATTAATAAACTCACGGGCCTTACTGTTTTGGACCTATATGGGTGTCAAGAACTTAAGAGCCTGCCGAGCAGCATTCATATGGGATCTCTTCAAACCCTTCGTCTTTCTGGTTGCTCAAACCTTGGGAAGTTTCCGGATATTTCAGATGTTATGGGGAATCTATCAGGGTTATATTTAGATAGCATTGCCATTAAAGAACTGCCTTCGTCAATTAACAAACTCACGGGCCTTTCTGTTTTGAACCTATCTTGGTGTCGAGAACTCAAGAGCCTGCCCAGCAGCATTTATATGGGATCTCTTCAAATCCTTAATCTTTCTGGTTGCTCAAACCTTGAGGAGCTTCCAGAGATTTTAGATATTATTGAAAATCTATCAGCGTTATATTTAGATGGGACTGCCATTAAAGAACTGCTTTCGTCAATTAATAAACTCATGGGCCCTATTGTTTTGAACCTATCTGGGTGTCAAGAACTCAAGAGCCTGACAAGCATCATTCATGTGGGATCTCTTCAAACCCTTTATCTTTCTGGTTGCTCAAACTTTGAGGAGTTTCCAGATACTTCAGATGTTATGGAGAAGCTATCAAACCTTTATTTAGGTGGGACTGCCATTAAAGAACTGCCTTCATCAATTAATAAACTCACGGACCTTACTGTTTTGGACCTATCGGGGTGTCGAAAACTCAAGAGCCTGCCGAGCAGCATTCATATGGGATCTCTTCTAACCCTTAATCTTTCTGGTTGCTCAAACTTGGAGAAGTTTCCAGATATTTCAGATGTTATGGAGAAGCTATCACAGCTTTATTTAGATGGGACTGCGATTAAGGAACTGCCTTCGTCAATTAATAAACTCACGGGCCTTACACATTTGGACCTATCTGGGTGTCAAGAACTCAATAGCCTGCCAAGCAGCATTCACATGGGATCTCTTCGAACCCTTGATCTTTCTGGTTGCTCAAACCTTGAGAAGTTTCCAGAGATTTCAGATTCTATGGAGAATCTATCAGAGTTATATTTAGATGGGACTGCCATTAAAGAACTACCTTCGTCAATTAACAAACTGACGGGCCTTACTGTTTTGGACCTATTTGGGTGTCAAGAACTCAAGAGCCTGCCAAGCAGCATTCATATGGGATCTCTTCAAACCCTTAATCTTTCTGGTTGCTCAAACCTTGAGAAGTTTCCAGAGATTTCAGATGCTATGGAGAATCTATCAGAGTTATACTTAGATGGGACTGCAATTAAGGAACTGCCGTCGTCAATTAGTAAACTCACGGGCCTTACTGTTTTGGAAATCTTCCAGCGCTTGTTACGTTGA